A DNA window from Camelina sativa cultivar DH55 chromosome 17, Cs, whole genome shotgun sequence contains the following coding sequences:
- the LOC104756269 gene encoding putative pentatricopeptide repeat-containing protein At1g19290: MLRRSPARVVVAYQLLQLIYTRRFSSEASRNFRRRLRGGNGPIRPELLDRVSRLLVLGRYDALHDLSLDFSDVLLNSLLRRLRLNPEACLEIFNLASKQQKFRPDYKSYCKMVHILSRARLYDLTKSYIREMVGLNHSGFVVWAELVRVFKEFSFSPTVFDMILKVYAEKGMVKNALHVFDNMGGYGRVPSLLSCNSLLSNLVKKGENFVALHVYDQMISFGVSPDVFTCSIVVNAYCRSGKVDKAMEFAKRMEISFGLELNVVTYNSLINGYAMIGDVEGMTRVLSLMSESGVSRNVVTYTSLIKGYCKKGLMEEAEQVFESVKAKKLVADQHMYGVLIDGYCRNGQIRDAVRVHGDMMEMGLRTNTTICNSLINGYCKSGQLLEAEQIFMRMNEWSLKPDHHTYNALVDGYCRAGHVDEALKLCDRMCGKEVVPTVMTYNILLKGYSRVGAFHDVLSLWKMMLKRGVIVDEISCSTLLEALFKLGNFDEAMKLWENVLARGLLTDTVTLNVMISGLCKMEKVNKAKEILDNVNKFRCKPDVQTYQALSHGYYKVGNLKEAFEVKDSMERKGILPTIELYNTLISGAFKYRHLNKVADLVIELRARGLTPTVATYGALITGWCNIGMMDKAYATCFEMIEKGIALNVNICSKIANSLFRLNKIDEACLLLQKIVDFDLLLPGYQSLKQFLEPNAIACPKTQKIADSLEDSTPKKLLAPNNIVYNVALSGLCKAGKLKDARKLFSDLLLSDGFIPDGYTYTILIHGCAIDGNINEAFSLRDEMSLKGIIPNIVTYNALIKGLCKLGNVDRAQRLLRKLPQKGITPNAITYNTLIDGLIKSGDVAEAMRLKEKMIEKGLMRRSSNQEDVETSKVVFDPYEPYDVRTVSEAVI; this comes from the coding sequence ATGCTCCGAAGGTCTCCGGCACGCGTTGTTGTTGCCTATCAGTTGCTTCAACTTATCTATACTCGTAGATTCTCCTCCGAAGCCTCGAGAAACTTTCGCCGCCGGCTTCGAGGAGGAAACGGGCCAATTCGACCCGAATTACTCGACCGGGTCTCACGTCTGCTCGTGCTCGGCAGGTACGATGCTTTACatgatctctctctcgatttctCTGATGTACTTCTCAACTCCCTCCTCCGTAGATTGAGACTTAACCCAGAGGCATGTCTCGAGATTTTCAATTTAGCTTCAAAACAGCAAAAGTTTCGCCCTGATTACAAGTCTTATTGTAAAATGGTTCACATATTGTCTAGAGCTAGATTGTACGATCTGACGAAATCGTATATACGTGAAATGGTTGGTCTTAATCACTCGGGGTTCGTTGTCTGGGCTGAGCTTGTGCGAGTCTTTAAGGAGTTTTCGTTCTCTCCTACAGTCTTTGACATGATACTCAAAGTTTATGCTGAGAAGGGTATGGTTAAGAACGCTTTACATGTGTTTGACAACATGGGAGGCTATGGAAGAGTCCCTAGTTTGCTTTCTTGTAACAGCCTGTTGAGCAATTTGGTCAAGAAAGGTGAAAATTTTGTGGCTTTACATGTTTATGATCAGATGATTAGCTTTGGGGTTTCTCCGGATGTGTTTACTTGCAGTATTGTTGTGAATGCTTACTGTAGAAGTGGGAAAGTTGATAAAGCCATGGAATTTGCTAAACGGATGGAGATTTCATTTGGTTTGGAGCTGAATGTGGTAACTTATAATAGTTTGATTAATGGGTATGCTATGATCGGAGATGTTGAGGGAATGACAAGAGTGTTGAGTTTGATGTCTGAGAGTGGGGTTTCTAGGAACGTTGTTACGTATACTTCGTTGATCAAGGGTTATTGTAAAAAGGGGttgatggaagaagcagaacagGTGTTTGAATCGGTAAAGGCAAAGAAACTTGTTGCAGATCAGCATATGTACGGTGTGTTGATAGATGGATATTGTCGTAATGGTCAAATCCGTGATGCTGTTAGGGTTCATGGTGATATGATGGAGATGGGATTACGAACAAATACAACCATTTGTAACTCCTTGATCAATGGGTATTGCAAATCTGGTCAATTACTCGAAGCAGAACAAATATTTATGCGGATGAACGAGTGGAGCTTGAAACCAGATCATCATACGTACAATGCCCTTGTGGACGGATACTGCAGGGCTGGTCATGTTGACGAGGCTTTAAAGCTTTGTGATCGAATGTGTGGAAAAGAAGTTGTACCAACAGTTATGACTTACAATATTCTTCTTAAAGGTTATAGTCGGGTTGGTGCTTTTCATGATGTTTTGAGCCTTTGGAAGATGATGCTAAAACGAGGCGTAATCGTTGATGAGATTAGCTGTAGCACTCTACTCGAAGCATTGTTCAAGCTTGGAAATTTTGATGAAGCTATGAAGCTGTGGGAGAACGTCTTAGCAAGAGGTCTATTGACAGATACGGTAACTTTGAACGTAATGATCAGTGGGCTATGTAAAATGGAGAAGGTCAATAAAGCCAAAGAGATTTTAGATAATGTGAACAAGTTCAGATGTAAGCCAGATGTGCAAACATATCAGGCGTTGAGTCACGGGTATTATAAAGTTGGAAACTTGAAAGAAGCTTTTGAGGTTAAAGATTCTATGGAAAGGAAAGGAATCCTCCCCACCATAGAATTGTATAACACTCTGATATCTGGTGCTTTCAAGTATAGACACTTGAATAAAGTAGCAGATCTTGTGATCGAGCTACGCGCAAGAGGATTAACTCCTACTGTTGCTACATATGGGGCTCTTATTACCGGCTGGTGCAATATTGGAATGATGGATAAAGCCTACGCTACGTGTTTTGAGATGATAGAGAAAGGAATTGCCTTAAATGTGAATATTTGCAGCAAGATTGCAAACAGTTTGTTTCGGCTTAATAAGATCGACGAGGCTTGTTTGCTATTGCAGAAGATTGTGGATTTTGATCTGCTTCTTCCTGGTTACCAGAGCTTGAAACAGTTTCTTGAGCCCAATGCTATTGCGTGtcctaaaacacaaaaaatcGCTGATTCTCTCGAGGATAGTACTCCTAAGAAACTCTTAGCTCCCAATAATATTGTTTACAATGTTGCTCTCTCAGGTCTCTGTAAAGCTGGGAAACTCAAGGATGCTCGAAAGCTCTTCTCGGATCTACTATTGAGTGATGGGTTTATTCCAGATGGATACACATACACGATCCTCATTCACGGATGTGCTATTGATGGTAATATAAATGAAGCCTTTAGCCTGAGGGATGAGATGTCTCTAAAAGGTATTATCCCTAACATTGTTACATACAACGCCTTGATAAAAGGCTTGTGCAAGTTGGGGAATGTAGATCGTGCTCAGAGGCTTTTACGTAAGCTTCCACAGAAGGGCATAACTCCTAATGCTATTACCTATAATACATTGATTGATGGACTGATTAAAAGTGGTGATGTTGCTGAAGCTATgcgtttaaaagaaaaaatgattgaGAAAGGCTTGATGAGACGATCCTCTAATCAAGAGGATGTTGAAACATCAAAAGTGGTTTTTGATCCGTATGAGCCTTATGATGTTAGGACAGTTTCTGAAGCAGTAATATGA
- the LOC104756272 gene encoding probable galacturonosyltransferase-like 1 codes for MSKHHLLLILISLVLINPIFATPIIQKFKEAPQFYNSADCPSIDDSDDAAKPIFCSRRAVHVAMTLDAAYIRGSVAAVLSVLQHSSCPENIVFHFVASASADASSLRATISSSFPYLDFKVYVFNVSSVSRLISTSIRSALDCPLNYARSYLADLLPPCVRRVVYLDSDLILVDDIAKLAATDLGRDSVLAAPEYCNANFTSYFTSTFWSNPTLSLTFADRKACYFNTGVMVIDLSRWREGAYTSRIEEWMAMQKRMRIYELGSLPPFLLVFGGLIKPVNHRWNQHGLGGDNFRGLCRDLHPGPVSLLHWSGKGKPWARLDAGRPCPLDALWAPYDLLQTPFALDS; via the coding sequence atgtccaaacatcatcttcttctcattctcatcTCGCTGGTTCTCATTAATCCCATTTTCGCCACTCCAATTatccaaaaattcaaagaagCCCCACAGTTTTACAATTCTGCTGATTGCCCCTCAATCGATGACTCCGACGACGCCGCCAAACCAATCTTCTGCTCCCGTAGAGCTGTCCACGTGGCGATGACACTCGACGCCGCCTACATTCGCGGCTCAGTCGCCGCCGTGCTCTCCGTCCTCCAACACTCCTCTTGCCCTGAAAACATAGTTTTCCACTTCGTAGCCTCCGCTTCCGCCGACGCGTCTTCCTTACGCGCCACCATCTCCTCCTCATTCCCTTACCTCGATTTCAAAGTCTACGTCTTCAACGTCTCCTCCGTCTCCCGGCTCATCTCCACCTCAATCCGCTCCGCACTGGACTGTCCTCTAAACTACGCTAGAAGCTACCTCGCCGATCTCCTCCCTCCCTGCGTCCGCCGCGTCGTCTACCTTGACTCCGATCTGATCCTCGTCGACGACATCGCTAAACTCGCCGCCACAGATCTCGGCCGAGACTCAGTCCTCGCCGCGCCGGAGTACTGCAACGCCAATTTCACTTCCTACTTCACATCGACCTTCTGGTCAAATCCGACTCTCTCATTAACCTTCGCCGATCGTAAAGCCTGCTACTTCAACACCGGAGTCATGGTGATCGATCTGTCGCGGTGGCGCGAAGGCGCGTACACGTCACGCATCGAAGAGTGGATGGCGATGCAGAAACGAATGAGAATTTACGAGCTCGGTTCGTTACCACCGTTTTTATTGGTATTTGGCGGTTTGATTAAACCGGTTAATCATCGGTGGAACCAGCACGGTTTAGGAGGTGATAATTTTAGGGGACTATGCAGAGATCTGCATCCTGGTCCGGTGAGTTTGTTGCATTGGAGTGGGAAAGGTAAGCCATGGGCTAGGTTAGACGCAGGCCGGCCTTGTCCGTTAGACGCGCTTTGGGCTCCGTACGATCTTCTACAAACGCCGTTCGCCCTGGATTCTTGA